The Fervidobacterium sp. sequence AACAATCTACGCAAAGAAGAGGGTGAAATCATGAGAGTTTTAAGCGCCATTTTTTCAATATTCCTCAATCCACAATTTTACAAAATAGCACTAACGGCAGCTACTCCTCTTATCTTTGCCTCTTTGGGCGGGGTTTTCAGTGAAATTACAGGAGTTGTAAACATAGCCCTTGAAGGGATCATTTTGATGGGAGCTTTCACCTCTATTGTCTTTACTTATCTGACAGGAAACGTATGGTTTGGCGTTCTAATGGCTATTATTAGTGGAATCCTACTTGCATTGCTACATGCGTGGGGTAGTATAAAGTGGGCTGGTAATCAGGTGGTGCTTGGTACATCTATTATACTTTTATCGCAAGGTTTAACCGGATTCTTGATGGAGCCTATCTTCGGTCAGCCTGGTCAAACGGACTTCGTTGGAAAGATCGATGAAGTAGTTATACCAGGATTAGTAAACGTTCCGTTCATAGGTCAAATTATAGGAGAAATAAGCCCGTTTGTTTACATTGCTTTCAGTTGTGTGGTGTTTGGCTGGTGGCTAATTTACAAAACAAAACTCGGTTTGAGGATGAGGGCAGTTGGAGAGAATCCAGAAGCAGCCGACACACTTGGCGTAAATGTCTTTGCAATAAGGTACTTTGGTGTGATAATGAGTGGTGTTTTCGCTTCGTTAGCCGGTGCGTATTTAAGTGTCGGTGAAATCGGTCAATTCAAAGAACTTATGTCCGGAGGAAGAGGGTTCATAGGATTAGCCGCAATGATTATAGGAAAATGGAACCCTGTCGGTGCGATGCTTGCTAGTTTGTTTTTTGGTGTGTTCGGTGCATTTTCAAATCAACTACAAAGCCTACAGCAAATTGCCGTTGCATCTAATGTTAAGTCGCTGTTTGACACTATACCATTCATTTTGACCATAATAGTTGTGGCGGGTTTTGTTGGTAGATCAAGACCACCTGCAGCTGATGGTGTACCATATGAAAAGCATGATTGACATATATTCAGTGTTAAGTAATGATAAGGGGTGTAAAAGATGCTCTTTAAACTAGAAATTAACAGTAATAAACGCATTGAATTTATAGATATAACATCTAAAGTTTCAAATCTTGTTTCTCAATCAGGTATTAAAAATGGCTTATGCGTGATTTTTGTACCTCATACAACTTGTGGTATAACTATAAACGAACACGCCGACCCTTCGGTTGTAGAAGACTTAATAAATCATACATCAAAATTAGTACCAAGCAGTGAGAGATATAAACATACCGAAGGAAACTCAGATGCCCATATCAAAGCCTCTTTGTTTGGAAGCAATCTTTCAATTATTGTTGTTGATTCCAAGTTATTACTCGGCACGTGGCAAGGTATATTTTTATGTGAATTCGATGGTCCAAGGAGAAGAACTGTTTATATAAAACTATTGGAGGGATAAGCCTGAATCTACTTGTGGTGGGACTCCCAGGTAGTGGAAAGGACACTATAGTTAAGATATTATCTGAAGACTTTGGCTTTAATGTTATAAGAATTGAAGACATCTTTAAAATTGAAACCAAAAAGGATATATGTGATCTTGTAAAAAATAATGGATTTCAAAGTGTAGGTAAAATGGAAAGAAAAATTCTGAATAGATTTGAAAAAACTCGTGGTAAAATAATAATCGGTTGTGGTATTACGACAGACTTTTCTTCGAATAACTTTTTGATAATCTATCTAAAATGCTCAAAAGATAAATTTATTGAGAAATTCAAAAAGTGTGGTAGCAGAAACAGCCTTGAGAATCACTATAATACTTTTCACAAATACTACAGTTCACAAGCTGATTTGGTAATATCAACAGAACACAAAATGAAATTTGAAATTGCGGCGATTATCAACGATTTTTACAAGAAAAATATCCTTCATAAGCAAAATGCTTGATTTTTTAAAGATCTTT is a genomic window containing:
- a CDS encoding ABC transporter permease, whose amino-acid sequence is MRVLSAIFSIFLNPQFYKIALTAATPLIFASLGGVFSEITGVVNIALEGIILMGAFTSIVFTYLTGNVWFGVLMAIISGILLALLHAWGSIKWAGNQVVLGTSIILLSQGLTGFLMEPIFGQPGQTDFVGKIDEVVIPGLVNVPFIGQIIGEISPFVYIAFSCVVFGWWLIYKTKLGLRMRAVGENPEAADTLGVNVFAIRYFGVIMSGVFASLAGAYLSVGEIGQFKELMSGGRGFIGLAAMIIGKWNPVGAMLASLFFGVFGAFSNQLQSLQQIAVASNVKSLFDTIPFILTIIVVAGFVGRSRPPAADGVPYEKHD
- a CDS encoding secondary thiamine-phosphate synthase enzyme YjbQ — translated: MLFKLEINSNKRIEFIDITSKVSNLVSQSGIKNGLCVIFVPHTTCGITINEHADPSVVEDLINHTSKLVPSSERYKHTEGNSDAHIKASLFGSNLSIIVVDSKLLLGTWQGIFLCEFDGPRRRTVYIKLLEG
- a CDS encoding shikimate kinase, giving the protein MVGLPGSGKDTIVKILSEDFGFNVIRIEDIFKIETKKDICDLVKNNGFQSVGKMERKILNRFEKTRGKIIIGCGITTDFSSNNFLIIYLKCSKDKFIEKFKKCGSRNSLENHYNTFHKYYSSQADLVISTEHKMKFEIAAIINDFYKKNILHKQNA